The following are encoded in a window of Ictalurus punctatus breed USDA103 chromosome 13, Coco_2.0, whole genome shotgun sequence genomic DNA:
- the ank3b gene encoding ankyrin-3 isoform X1 — MDHSEFSFFFFLALHHSTHLYHHESIVLLSSMIQAPLTNFFPSGLSVSQPFLLIFCWILICMFKETVERSTTRTLPAGYPHKPVFSTRSYQAWSAAPATIPGQTKCGLGSLSSSPSNTPSASPLKSVWSITSASPLKSTLGTTNASPVKSVSDIASPIRTYRSLSSPIKTVVQQGQYPSPVSSGLMSSSFKTGTDPVSIKGLAASLSSRPNSVPPSGSILDRTFTTMTPPESPKSVANLYTSALSLRSTLTSASTVATPTFKTLTSLSSMKTSPDRGTVSNGTVLSSLSSPAGPTVVSADTVLLNGSVSPVKYPSYSSISPRLLSDGSSSLQERIQATTQAAASSVSAAFCEAEKTLIGYSTSSYDTIKSMTSPLRSNMSNSVYSSYRAPGPSGTPLSTNAMTVPVFSLVNVLPEPQEKKISDTTSPQTTTHTPSFTPRSKPSKPQLFIPSAAFKSATASQMSSNQDILRDVADMKEGLIKMTAILQTDAANVSKTYQSQATMAKMEDEEPFSLVEKVKEDLVKVSEILSKDVLSETKVCTKDKASEDEWEEFSKDEIEEAQQSVLKSHPTFESTLPVRPQSVQDKDLNLAKVVDYLMNDIGASSLSKIAGEKSKYNEMKEGEEKQKRTFKSEHKLKMPPPGMRTSPSEKDLCKLSDSYSGTDAILESPDDFSHDQDKSPLSDSGFETRSEKTPSAPQSAESTGPKPLFSDVPIPPVITETRTEVVHVIRSYEHPEETCEPLLEEAAALQTPACIEPESAAGSIKDKVKAFQMKVSSEDDSVMSKSMCLKEETHITTTTRMVYHKPQLKEAGSDRIEETMSVRDIMKAFQSGRDPSKELAGLFEHKASKDSIKGDELTPRFLDKDTKPKVERIIEVHIEKGNTTDPTEVIIRETKKHPEYVCKGRSLKEFSNRVEGDFGALQEDELFTAEETVPSFLETSRYSTSVSQEEESRPGSAQLIADDSYKAFKLLSQQSIEYHDDELSELRGESYRFAEKMLLSEKLDASQSDTEDSVINQGNGVTPELGAEGFYGPKKESVFRSARDTSDNYFHKDQYDKLTVLHYTTEPGSPKHTVRMRFTQDRQDRNREKLIYEDRVDQTVKEAEEKLSEVSQFFRDKTEKLNDELQSPEKKPPMRDFRETRSGPSSVCSSPQKTKQKTEMSSEEWDKGKQKLFGSMNERKSTSLPSSPERRMQSCLNEDKSKQENSAWQSKPGDISPPVQVKTSTVSSVRLKFETELQNQDKSMPSTQSKPPVKKLQESKLPVYQFFAGSKASKVDSTEEGTPLNKAAESDKSKVTYGQSSSFSKFGIASCSSENLSDASKIRTSESGKEQIRNAVKDASGIDKQSTISVDLRGQHFKNDLLVKEIQSDLTSKKNHVDSDDTQMKTLKKKITESQIPVRMSSGHPDADQAKKAVVKQLEKSASHIPTLAKTRVQGRSEQSRDPSSGNYSDTSAVEKVTTVTTRESFKGLKTLPVYVSVQVGKQGEKDLAGGANGSFRKIVGSESRTIYTVKQRQPTSPQGSPDDDTLEQISFLDSSGKSPMTPETPSSEEVSYDLTSRNPECFMAFIPGSSSPIAEVSEESEDSEQDKAFTFKEPAPEKLLDTKPANRNQDTGQTSKDKRVAYIEFPPPPPLDTDSSQTEKKGSSPSLEIDTDMMEVNLQEEHDKHLLAEPIIRVQPPSPVPPGANDSDSSEDESVFQPIPVKKYTFKIDEQDHEKESKLKKHDRNGNNREPGINGNGKAEDNDYEQNGNDQSITDCSIATTAEFSHDTDATEIDSLDGYDFQDEDDEHDVKSFGFSSENRKDIWASESMLRPSDRSFSQSKLEVIEEESPTEEYKKAKPKSDPSVKKAENGKDNEKDKKQSNEEGLPDTYFSYKLEEEFNTPFKTVATKGLDFDPWSSKGGDDEVVDARIKDDEPKPFGLAIDEKSQATTPDTTPARTPTDESTPTSEPNPFPFHEGKMFEMTRSGAIDMSKRDFVEERLQFFQIGPQSPCERTDLRMAIVADHLGLSWTELAREMDFSVDEINHIRVENPNSLTAQSFMLLKKWVSRDGKNATTDALTAALTKINRMDIVTLLEGPIFDYGNISGTRCFADDNAVFRDQADGYHDISLELQSPSDLSYEPPTPLRLDDFFSEDGSVVSPSRTLIRPSELSLATTSRDALSPNAAPPTVVAEDSSIGGRGSCSRGGGSTEDDLEVHDSDEVSRHPEVFAESALREQEVPPNGACGARKCGRSGFEEDEEEEMTQEKSPFKGIILEEGSENEEISRERVQANLSQVQKTDKEMSSIAGLQEGASSVSKEISSSVLHTDTQMQQERSQKPTSTPPVLQAEKQNGEHPELQAGSLLEAQEPPRKMKGKGSRDSEKMDRITPDDTTAGPSTMDQETAEPKAKQGADRDNESSSDEEHTVTTRVYRRRVILKGDQAKNIPGESVTEEQFTDEEGNIVTRKVIRKVVRRVPGKDEKGKKKRGRRSRQAARADRPAEEGEEEEVPSMSAECLSENSEVGEGDKKKEGRQRGKKGQS; from the exons ATGGATCACagtgaattttctttttttttttttttggctcttcATCATTCAACTCATTTATACCACCATGAAAGTATTGTTCTTCTTTCTTCTATGATACAAGCACCACTGAccaattttttcccctctggtctctctgtttctcaaccatttttgttgattttttgttgGATTTTAATTTGTATGTTTAAAGAAACAGTTGAGCGAAGTACAACAAGAACACTGCCTGCTGGTTACCCTCACAAACCTGTCTTTTCAACAAGATCTTACCAGGCATGGTCGGCTGCTCCTGCTACCATCCCTGGGCAAACAAAATGTGGATTGGGTTCCCTCTCCAGCTCACCTTCCAACACGCCATCTGCTTCGCCATTAAAGTCAGTCTGGTCAATAACCTCAGCTTCTCCACTCAAGTCCACCCTGGGAACCACCAATGCATCTCCTGTAAAGTCTGTTAGCGACATAGCGTCACCAATTAGAACATACAGATCTCTCTCTTCACCTATAAAAACTGTTGTTCAGCAAGGCCAATACCCTTCTCCAGTTTCTAGTGGTCTCATGTCTTCATCTTTTAAAACCGGCACAGATCCTGTGTCAATCAAGGGACTTGCTGCTTCATTGTCTTCAAGACCTAACTCGGTACCACCATCTGGTTCCATACTTGATAGAACATTCACCACAATGACCCCCCCTGAATCTCCAAAGTCAGTTGCAAATTTGTATACTTCAGCTTTGTCACTCCGATCGACTCTTACTTCCGCATCTACCGTAGCAACACCCACGTTTAAAACCTTAACAAGTCTGTCGTCTATGAAAACATCTCCAGATCGAGGTACAGTCTCCAATGGGACAGTTCTCTCATCGCTTTCTTCACCAGCTGGGCCTACTGTTGTCTCTGCTGACACAGTCCTTCTTAATGGATCTGTGTCACCAGTCAAATACCCCTCTTATTCTTCTATATCACCCCGTCTACTCTCAGACGGATCTAGCAGTTTGCAGGAGAGGATACAAGCTACAACACAAGCAGCTGCTTCCAGTGTTAGTGCAGCTTTTTGTGAGGCTGAAAAAACTCTGATAGGCTATTCTACATCAAGCTATGACACAATAAAATCCATGACATCTCCTCTGAGATCAAATATGTCAAATTCAGTGTATAGTTCCTATAGAGCCCCTGGTCCTTCCGGTACCCCACTATCAACTAATGCTATGACCGTTCCAGTTTTCTCGCTAGTGAACGTTCTTCCCGAGCCTCAAGAAAAAAAGATATCAGACACAACTTCACCTCAGACAACCACTCATACACCATCATTTACTCCCAGATCTAAACCCTCAAAACCCCAACTCTTTATCCCTTCAGCAGCATTTAAATCAGCCACTGCCTCGCAAATGTCATCAAATCAAGATATTTTACGGGACGTGGCAGACATGAAAGAGGGTCTTATAAAAATGACTGCCATATTGCAAACTGATGCCGCTAATGTATCGAAGACGTATCAGTCCCAGGCTACCATGGCTAAAATGGAAGATGAGGAACCTTTCAGTTTAGTCGAGAAAGTTAAAGAAGATCTTGTGAAAGTTAGTGAAATCCTCTCGAAGGATGTCCTGAGTGAGACAAAAGTCTGCACTAAGGACAAAGCATCTGAGGATGAGTGGGAAGAGTTCTCTAAAGACGAAATAGAGGAGGCTCAACAGAGTGTCCTGAAATCCCATCCCACATTTGAATCCACCCTCCCGGTTAGACCACAGTCAGTGCAAGACAAGGACCTGAATTTAGCCAAGGTGGTTGACTACTTAATGAATGACATTGGTGCTAGTTCACTTTCGAAAATTGCTGGTGAAAAGAGCAAATACAATGAAATGAAGGAGGGGGAGGAAAAACAGAAACGTACATTCAAATCTGAGCATAAACTCAAAATGCCACCTCCAGGCATGCGCACCTCTCCTTCAGAGAAAGATTTATGCAAATTATCCGATTCGTACAGTGGTACAGATGCAATTTTGGAATCCCCTGATGACTTTTCCCATGATCAGGATAAAAGCCCACTCTCAGACAGTGGGTTTGAAACCCGAAGTGAAAAGACTCCTTCGGCTCCTCAAAGTGCAGAGAGCACAGGACCCAAACCTCTCTTTTCAGATGTCCCTATTCCCCCAGTCATAACAGAAACCAGAACAGAGGTCGTTCATGTCATCAGAAGCTACGAACATCCCGAAGAGACCTGCGAGCCCCTACTGGAAGAAGCTGccgcattgcagacgcctgccTGCATCGAACCGGAGTCAGCTGCTGGCTCGATCAAAGACAAAGTAAAGGCCTTCCAGATGAAAGTCAGTTCTGAAGATGATTCTGTAATGAGCAAAAGTATGTGTCTGAAAGAGGAAACTCATATAACCACCACAACTAGAATGGTCTACCACAAACCCCAGTTAAAAGAGGCAGGCTCTGACAGAATCGAAGAAACCATGTCAGTTCGAGACATAATGAAAGCTTTCCAGTCAGGAAGAGACCCTTCCAAAGAACTGGCTGGGCTATTTGAACACAAGGCTAGTAAGGATTCGATCAAAGGAGATGAATTAACACCACGATTCCTTGACAAGGACACAAAACCCAAAGTTGAAAGAATAATCGAGGTTCATATAGAAAAGGGCAACACAACAGACCCAACAGAGGTAATAatcagagagacaaagaaacaccCTGAGTATGTATGCAAAGGCCGTAGTCTGAAGGAATTTTCGAACAGGGTAGAGGGTGATTTCGGGGCTCTGCAAGAAGACGAACTGTTTACTGCTGAGGAAACAGTGCCCTCTTTCTTAGAAACCTCTAGATACAGTACGTCTGTTTCTCAAGAGGAGGAGAGTCGACCCGGTTCTGCTCAGCTCATTGCTGATGACTCATATAAAGCTTTTAAACTCCTAAGCCAGCAGTCCATTGAATATCATGACGACGAATTGTCCGAGCTGAGGGGAGAGTCGTATAGATTTGCCGAGAAAATGCTTCTTTCTGAAAAATTAGACGCGTCACAGTCCGATACAGAGGATTCAGTCATTAACCAGGGAAACGGTGTCACTCCTGAATTAGGAGCAGAAGGATTTTATGGCCCCAAAAAAGAATCGGTTTTCAGGTCAGCAAGGGACACATCTGACAATTATTTCCATAAAGATCAGTATGATAAACTGACTGTGTTGCACTATACAACAGAACCTGGCAGCCCCAAACATACAGTCAGGATGCGTTTCACCCAAGATAGGCaagacagaaatagagagaaacTTATATATGAAGATCGTGTCGACCAAACTGTTAAAGAGGCCGAAGAAAAACTAAGTGAAGTTTCACAGTTTTTTagagacaaaacagaaaagctAAACGATGAGCTTCAATCCCCTGAGAAAAAGCCTCCCATGAGAGACTTCAGAGAGACAAGGTCAGGCCCAAGCTCAGTGTGCAGTAGTCCTCAGAAAACAAAGCAGAAAACTGAGATGAGCtctgaggaatgggataagggGAAGCAGAAATTGTTTGGTAgcatgaatgaaagaaaaagcacTAGTTTGCCAAGCAGCCCAGAGAGGCGTATGCAGTCATGCTTAAATGAGGACAAATCAAAACAGGAAAACAGTGCTTGGCAGTCAAAGCCAGGTGATATCTCTCCCCCGGTTCAAGTTAAGACTTCCACAGTGAGCTCTGTTAGGCTCAAATTCGAAACAGAGCTCCAAAATCAAGATAAAAGTATGCCAAGTACACAATCAAAACCACCTGTGAAAAAACTCCAGGAAAGTAAGTTACCCGTGTATCAATTTTTTGCTGGCTCAAAGGCTTCGAAGGTAGATTCCACAGAGGAAGGAACGCCTCTGAACAAAGCCGCAGAGAGTGATAAAAGTAAAGTGACCTACGGGCAAAGTTCATCTTTTAGTAAATTTGGCATTGCGTCGTGTTCATCAGAAAACCTTAGCGACGCCAGTAAAATCAGAACTAGTGAAAGTGGCAAGGAACAAATCCGTAACGCCGTAAAAGATGCTAGCGGTATCGATAAGCAGAGCACGATCAGTGTTGACCTTAGGGggcaacattttaaaaatgatttacttGTAAAGGAGATCCAGTCAGATTTGACATCAAAAAAGAACCACGTTGACAGTGACGATACACAAATGAAGACtctgaaaaaaaagatcacGGAATCACAAATTCCTGTGAGGATGTCATCTGGTCACCCTGATGCCGATCAAGCAAAGAAAGCAGTTGTTAAACAATTGGAAAAGAGTGCGTCACATATACCTACCTTAGCTAAAACGAGAGTTCAGGGTCGCTCAGAACAGTCTAGAGATCCAAGTTCAGGTAACTACAGTGACACTAGTGCAGTGGAAAAGGTTACCACGGTCACCACCAGAGAAAGTTTcaaaggactgaaaacattaCCGGTTTATGTGAGTGTACAAGTAGGAAAACAGGGTGAGAAAGATTTAGCAGGAGGGGCGAATGGATCTTTCAGGAAAATAGTCGGGTCAGAGAGCCGAACGATTTACACGGTCAAACAGAGACAGCCAACGTCCCCTCAGGGTAGCCCAGACGATGACACATTAGAACAGATATCTTTTCTCGATAGCTCTGGGAAAAGTCCCATGACCCCAGAAACACCTAGCTCGGAGGAAGTCAGTTACGATCTCACTTCACGAAACCCTGAATGTTTCATGGCATTCATACCAGGCAGCTCTAGTCCAATAGCTGAAGTCTCAGAAGAATCAGAGGATTCAGAGCAAGACaaagcatttacatttaaagaaCCTGCCCCAGAAAAGCTCCTAGACACCAAGCCGGCCAACAGGAATCAGGATACTGGACAGACAAGTAAAGACAAACGAGTTGCCTACATAGAGtttcctcctccccctcccttGGACACGGATTCATcacaaacagagaaaaaaggGTCCTCTCCTTCCCTAGAGATAGACACTGATATGATGGAGGTCAACCTCCAGGAGGAGCATGATAAGCATCTACTTGCCGAGCCCATAATTAGAGTCCAGCCTCCATCCCCTGTGCCTCCAGGAGCTAATGACAGTGACTCAAGTGAAGATGAATCAGTATTTCAGCCCATTCCTGTTAAGAAATATACCTTTAAAATTGATGAGCAGGACCACGAGAAGGAATCCAAACTGAAAAAACACGACAGAAATGGCAATAATAGAGAACCTGGGATAAATGGTAATGGCAAAGCGGAGGATAATGACTATGAACAAAATGGCAATGATCAGTCCATTACAGACTGCTCAATAGCAACCACTGCCGAGTTCTCTCATGACACAGATGCCACAGAGATTGATTCTCTGGATGGGTATGACTTTCAAGATGAGGACGATGAACATGATGTGAAATCATTTGGATTTTCCAGCGAAAACAGAAAAGACATTTGGGCGTCAGAAAGCATGCTCAGGCCCAGTGACCGTTCTTTCAGCCAAAGTAAACTAGAAGTAATCGAAGAGGAATCACCAACTGAGGAGTACAAAAAGGCGAAACCTAAGAGTGATCCTTCTGTTAAAAAAGCTGAAAATGGAAAAGACAACGAAAAGGACAAAAAGCAATCAAATGAAGAAGGACTGCCTGACACGTACTTCAGCTACAAGCTTGAGGAAGAGTTTAATACTCCATTTAAAACTGTTGCAACAAAAGGCTTGGACTTTGATCCTTGGTCGAGTAAAGGAGGAGATGATGAAGTCGTTGATGCTAGAATTAAAGATGATGAGCCCAAGCCTTTCGGGCTAGCGATAGATGAGAAGTCTCAAGCGACTACGCCTGACACGACTCCTGCAAGAACTCCAACCGATGAAAGCACGCCAACTAGTGAACCTAACCCGTTCCCCTTCCATGAAGGGAAGATGTTTGAGATGACCCGCAGTGGTGCAATTGACATGAGCAAACGGGATTTTGTTGAAGAGAGGCTGCAGTTTTTCCAGATTG GCCCTCAAAGTCCTTGTGAGAGGACAGACCTGCGAATGGCTATAGTGGCCGATCATCTTGGCCTTAGCTGGACTG AGCTGGCCAGGGAAATGGATTTCTCGGTTGATGAGATAAATCACATCCGTGTGGAGAACCCCAACTCGTTGACAGCTCAGAGTTTCATGCTATTAAAGAAATGGGTCAGCAGGGACGGTAAAAATGCCACAA CGGATGCCTTAACTGCAGCACTGACAAAGATCAATCGGATGGATATTGTGACATTGCTGGAAGGGCCAATATTTGATTATGGTAACATTTCAGGCACAAGGTGTTTTGCAGATGATAACGCAGTTTTCCGGGATCAGGCTGATG GTTACCACGACATCAGTCTGGAGCTGCAGAGTCCCTCAGATTTGTCCTATGAACCCCCGACCCCTCTCCGCCTCGACGATTTCTTTAGTGAGGATGGTAGTGTAGTCTCTCCCAGTAGAACCCTCattagacccagtgaactgtccTTGGCGACCACCTCCAGGGATGCACTCTCCCCAAACGCAGCACCCCCTACTGTGGTAGCTGAGGATTCCTCAATAGGAGGCAGAGGGTCTTGTAGTCGAGGAGGGGGCTCGACTGAAGATGACCTGGAGGTCCATGACAGTGACGAGGTGTCTAGACATCCGGAAGTGTTCGCAGAGAGCGCTCTCCGAGAGCAAGAGGTTCCTCCCAATGGAGCTTGTGGGGCTAGAAAATGTGGCAGGTCTGGTTTTgaagaggacgaggaggaagagATGACACAGGAAAAGTCTCCTTTTAAGGGCATTATCTTGGAGGAAGGGTCAGAGAATGAGGAGATATCCAGAGAAAGAGTGCAGGCAAATCTCTCACAAGTGcaaaagacagacaaagagatgTCTTCGATTGCAGGGTTGCAAGAAGGGGCATCCAGTGTGAGCAAGGAGATCTCTTCTTCAGTTCTGCACACGGATACACAAATGCAGCAAGAGAGGAG CCAAAAGCCAACATCCACTCCACCTGTGCTGCAAGCTGAGAAACAGAACGGGGAACATCCAGAGCTCCAAGCCGGGTCACTCCTTGAGGCCCAAGAACCACCCAGAAAGATGAAGGGCAAAGGCAGCAGGGACTCTGAGAAAATGGATAGGATCACCCCAGATGACACCACCGCTGGGCCAAGCACCATGGACCAGGAGACGGCAGAGCCTAAAGCTAAG CAGGGAGCAGATAGAGACAATGAGTCCAGTTCTGATGAGGAACACACAGTCACCACCAGGGTGTATCGGCGGAGGGTGATTCTGAAG GGTGATCAGGCCAAAAACATTCCTGGTGAGTCAGTCACAGAGGAGCAGTTCACAGATGAAGAGGGAAACATTGTCACCAGAAAA GTCATCCGGAAAGTGGTGCGTCGAGTGCCTGGAAAAGATGAGaaagggaagaagaagagaggcAGGCGCTCCAGACAGGCCGCTAGGGCAGATCGTCCTGCtgaagagggagaggaggaagaggtgcCCTCTATGAGCGCTGAGTGCCTTAGTGAAAACTCTGAG GTCGGAGAGGGAGACAAGAAGAAAGAAGGGCGACAAAGAGGGAAAAAGGGTCAATCGTAA